The Tursiops truncatus isolate mTurTru1 chromosome 11, mTurTru1.mat.Y, whole genome shotgun sequence genomic sequence GAAGGCCACTGACCTCTTGGGCTCGTCGCTCTTGGCCAGCCGGAAAGACCCCGAGGCACCCACGCCTTTGGTCTGTTTGAGGACCCCAGTGGTGACCAAGCGCTTGATGGACAACTTGATCTGGGAGTCGGCGTTCTCACCCACCTTGTAGTGGCTCTTAATGTACTTCTGGATGGACTGGCGCGAAGAGCCAGCACGGTTCTTCTCCGCCTGGATGGCAGCCACGATCATGTCTGAATACTTGGGGTGGTCTGTGGACTTCTTGGAGGCCTTGGCCCTCTTGGGCTTGGCCGCAGGGGTGGATGTGGAGTTCTCCGTCATGGTGGCCTGCCTGGTCCTGCTGTTGAAGAAGGCACCTTCCAAAGGGCCAGCCCTCGTCGGAAGCCCAGGAAAGCCTGATTCGGGATCTGCTCTGGTGCCTCTGGCTCCCAAGCCAGTCCGAGGCCGTCTCTCGGGGACCTTGCTCGGGTCGCGGGGGGGGACTCGCTGGGCCGGGTCTGCGTGGCCCAGCCTCGCCGGTCTGTCGGTCGGTCTCGGCGCCCGGGTctgcctccgcctccgcctcctctgcctcccttttCCCAGCTCCGCGTCTGGCGCTCGGGCGGCGCATCCGGGTATTTAGCGGCGGCGGGCGGACCGCGGTGAGGACAGGGCTGCTGGCTGCCTGCTCCCGGCCCGGAATGGCGCCGCGCCGCCGCCATCTGTGTTTCTTCCGCTGAGCAAATCCGACCTTTCCCC encodes the following:
- the H1-0 gene encoding histone H1.0; the protein is MTENSTSTPAAKPKRAKASKKSTDHPKYSDMIVAAIQAEKNRAGSSRQSIQKYIKSHYKVGENADSQIKLSIKRLVTTGVLKQTKGVGASGSFRLAKSDEPKRSVAFKKTKKEVKKVATPKKAAKPKKAASKAPSKKPKATPVKKAKKKPAATPRKTKRPKTVKAKPVKASKPKKAKPVKPKAKSSAKRAGKKK